A single genomic interval of Arthrobacter globiformis harbors:
- the argS gene encoding arginine--tRNA ligase: MTPEELSLAISACLKDAVAAGDIALAEAAVPDSVLVERPKNREHGDWATNIALQLAKKAGTNPREFATLLSARLKDINGVDGVEIAGPGFLNITVDAATAGALAKNIVEAGREYGTNAALAGHTVNMEFVSANPTGPLHIGHTRWAALGDSIARVLRASGADVTAEYYINDAGSQMNVFANSVLSRLHGRDVPEGGYPGEYIRDLGHQVLTRHPDIRELTDAAALPVIRAAAYEAQLKDIKDTLADFGVAFDVFFSEQELHDAGAIESAVARLREQGHVFDDGGAVWLRTTDFGDDKDRVMIRANGEPTYFAADAAYYLSKKDRGYTEKIYLLGADHHGYINRLKAIAAAAGDDPEVNIEVLIGQLVSVNGAKLSKRAGNIIELKDLISWLGTDAVRYSLARFPADSPLTLDPELLKKHSNENPVFYVQYAHARSRGTARNAVAAGVDRSAFDASLLDHATENELLSYLGSYPSIVAKAAELREPHRVARHLEVIAGAYHRWYDACRVAPMGDEPVTDTNRTRLWLNDATSQVLANGLELLGVSAPERM, translated from the coding sequence GTGACTCCCGAAGAACTCTCCCTCGCAATATCCGCCTGCCTGAAAGACGCCGTTGCCGCCGGCGACATTGCCCTTGCCGAGGCGGCTGTACCGGACTCCGTCCTGGTGGAGCGTCCGAAGAACCGGGAGCACGGTGACTGGGCCACCAACATCGCCCTGCAGCTGGCAAAGAAGGCCGGAACCAACCCGCGCGAATTCGCCACGCTGCTCAGCGCCCGCCTCAAGGACATCAACGGCGTCGATGGTGTGGAAATCGCCGGTCCCGGCTTCCTCAACATCACAGTTGACGCGGCCACGGCCGGAGCGCTGGCCAAGAACATCGTCGAAGCGGGCAGGGAGTACGGCACCAACGCCGCGCTCGCCGGACACACCGTCAATATGGAATTTGTTTCCGCCAACCCCACCGGGCCACTGCACATCGGCCACACGCGCTGGGCTGCTCTGGGTGACTCGATCGCCAGGGTGCTTCGCGCCTCGGGTGCCGACGTCACCGCCGAGTACTACATCAACGACGCCGGCTCCCAGATGAACGTCTTCGCCAACTCGGTGCTGTCGCGCCTGCACGGCCGCGACGTGCCTGAGGGCGGCTACCCTGGCGAATACATCCGCGACCTCGGCCATCAGGTCCTGACCCGGCACCCGGACATCCGCGAACTGACGGATGCTGCGGCGCTGCCCGTGATCCGGGCCGCGGCCTACGAGGCGCAGCTCAAGGACATCAAGGACACCCTGGCCGACTTTGGGGTCGCCTTCGACGTGTTCTTCTCCGAGCAGGAACTTCACGACGCCGGCGCGATCGAAAGTGCCGTTGCCCGCCTTCGCGAGCAGGGCCACGTGTTCGACGACGGCGGTGCCGTCTGGCTGCGCACCACCGACTTCGGTGATGATAAGGACCGCGTCATGATCCGTGCGAACGGCGAACCGACCTACTTCGCCGCCGACGCCGCTTACTACCTGTCCAAGAAGGACCGCGGCTACACGGAAAAAATCTACCTCCTGGGAGCCGACCACCACGGCTACATCAACCGGCTCAAGGCCATCGCCGCCGCGGCCGGCGACGACCCCGAGGTCAACATCGAGGTCCTGATCGGTCAGCTGGTCTCCGTCAACGGCGCCAAGCTCTCCAAGCGCGCCGGCAACATCATTGAGCTCAAGGACCTGATCTCCTGGCTGGGAACGGACGCGGTCCGCTATTCGCTGGCACGCTTCCCGGCCGACTCCCCGCTCACGCTGGACCCCGAGCTGCTCAAGAAGCACTCCAACGAGAACCCCGTGTTCTACGTGCAGTATGCGCACGCCCGCTCCCGCGGCACCGCGCGCAACGCCGTGGCTGCCGGAGTGGACCGGAGCGCCTTTGACGCCTCCCTGCTGGACCACGCCACGGAGAACGAACTGCTGTCGTACCTGGGCAGCTACCCCTCCATCGTGGCCAAGGCAGCCGAACTGCGCGAGCCGCACCGGGTGGCGCGCCACCTTGAGGTCATCGCCGGCGCCTACCACCGCTGGTATGACGCCTGCCGGGTGGCGCCCATGGGCGACGAACCCGTCACGGACACCAACCGCACCAGGCTGTGGCTCAACGACGCCACCAGCCAGGTGCTGGCCAACGGACTCGAACTGCTGGGCGTTTCGGCGCCGGAACGGATGTGA
- the lysA gene encoding diaminopimelate decarboxylase, protein MDVQETTSSTASSNTASSSTASPLAPEWLAVPADLNALHTPVWAGGVERNAGGELAIDGIPVSNLKEQFGTPLFVMSESDFRARARAFKDAFDEAFADICGGVDVYYAGKSFLCTAVAAWVAEEGLRLDTCSGGELAVASRAGIDGANLSLHGNNKSDAEINRALDMNLGRIVVDSLDELERVAKIASGRGDTAKVMLRLTPGVHAHTHEFIATAHEDQKFGLSMAEDSTDEAGLSAAEEAVAAATSYASVELLGLHCHIGSQIFEPDGFALAAQKLLTFLAAVQAKYSITLPELDLGGGYGIAYTPVDTPRPAADIAQAMAAVVRSKCSELGITAPRISIEPGRAIVGSSTFTLYEVGTLKTVRVDAPAVGEGDSADINVTHPRRYVSVDGGMSDNARPVLYDADYSAILASRTSGAAPQLSRVVGKHCESGDIVVRDVYLPEDVAAGDLLAVPGTGAYCWALSSNYNYLARPGVVAVRDGSPRLIVRGETEEDLLNRDMGA, encoded by the coding sequence ATGGACGTGCAGGAAACCACGAGCAGCACGGCCTCCAGCAACACGGCCTCCAGCAGCACCGCCTCGCCGCTGGCTCCGGAGTGGCTCGCCGTCCCCGCCGACCTCAACGCCCTCCACACCCCGGTGTGGGCCGGCGGTGTGGAGCGGAACGCCGGCGGTGAACTGGCCATTGACGGCATCCCGGTCAGTAACCTCAAGGAACAGTTCGGCACGCCCCTTTTCGTCATGAGCGAATCGGACTTCCGTGCCCGCGCCCGTGCTTTCAAGGATGCGTTCGACGAAGCCTTTGCCGACATCTGCGGGGGAGTGGATGTCTACTACGCCGGCAAGTCCTTCCTCTGCACCGCAGTTGCGGCGTGGGTGGCCGAGGAGGGGCTGCGGCTGGACACGTGTTCCGGCGGCGAACTTGCGGTCGCCTCCCGGGCCGGCATCGACGGCGCCAACCTCTCGCTGCACGGCAACAACAAGTCCGACGCCGAGATCAACCGGGCGCTGGACATGAACCTCGGCCGCATCGTGGTGGACAGCCTGGACGAGCTGGAGCGCGTGGCCAAAATCGCCTCCGGCCGCGGGGACACCGCCAAGGTCATGCTGCGGCTGACGCCCGGCGTGCACGCCCACACCCACGAGTTCATCGCCACCGCCCACGAGGACCAGAAATTCGGCCTCTCCATGGCGGAGGATTCGACCGATGAGGCAGGCCTGTCCGCAGCTGAGGAAGCCGTCGCCGCGGCAACGTCCTACGCCAGCGTGGAGCTGCTGGGCCTGCACTGCCACATCGGTTCGCAGATCTTCGAGCCGGACGGCTTTGCACTGGCCGCCCAAAAGCTCCTGACCTTCCTGGCCGCGGTTCAGGCCAAATATTCCATCACGCTTCCCGAGCTTGACCTCGGTGGCGGCTACGGCATCGCCTACACGCCCGTGGACACGCCCCGCCCGGCAGCCGACATCGCGCAGGCGATGGCCGCCGTCGTACGTTCCAAGTGCTCCGAACTGGGCATCACCGCACCCCGGATTTCCATCGAGCCCGGCCGTGCCATCGTTGGCAGCAGCACTTTCACGCTGTACGAGGTGGGCACGCTGAAAACCGTCCGGGTAGACGCGCCGGCCGTCGGCGAGGGTGACTCCGCCGATATAAACGTTACGCACCCGCGCCGCTATGTGTCAGTGGACGGCGGTATGAGTGACAACGCCCGTCCGGTGCTGTACGACGCGGATTATTCGGCCATTCTCGCTTCGCGGACCTCCGGAGCGGCCCCACAGCTGTCCCGCGTGGTGGGCAAACATTGCGAGAGCGGCGACATAGTTGTTAGAGATGTATATCTGCCCGAGGACGTGGCAGCCGGTGATCTGCTCGCTGTACCGGGGACCGGCGCCTACTGCTGGGCCCTGTCAAGCAACTACAACTATCTGGCCCGGCCGGGCGTTGTCGCTGTGCGCGACGGATCTCCCCGGCTGATTGTCCGCGGGGAAACCGAAGAAGATCTGCTGAACCGCGACATGGGAGCCTGA
- a CDS encoding ferredoxin--NADP reductase: MSSTTSRQQASPGTALDTYLGRFTMYRLVLLVLAVLAAYSLLLDALGWLTFGIPNMLAHLALCLGLTYVSNRALAALFHVQPHSESSLITGLLLYFLFWPTQLGPAFTPMDLAGVALACVLASASKYALAWRGRHVFNPAAAGAFITGLTGLNIATWWAGTPAMLWLLVPGVLLVLYRTRKTLMAVVFVLVATAVVAAVQLPSGVDLGSAVWQTLAQSPVLFFAGFMLTEPLTLPPRRWQQLAMAAVVGILLAMPFNLGFLANSPELALMAGNLLAFLAGQRGSVRLLFSHSRRLTPTTTEFVFRPQRTLRHSSGQYLELDLPHPKPDGRGRRRVFSLTSPPDAKHVKIGVGTAEPVSAAKRKLLSLKPGEELTATTVAGDFVLPKGSAPVLLIAAGIGITPYLSHLSGGMACERDTVLLYLARSASELAYAAELEDSGARVIARLADGAAPPDFIEDAGALLAPGARLDGHALKRLVPDIGQRRVFISGSPASVGSLRRAARHAGARRIHVDSFAGY; this comes from the coding sequence ATGAGTTCAACCACCTCCCGGCAGCAGGCCTCGCCCGGCACCGCCCTGGACACTTACCTGGGCCGGTTCACGATGTACAGGCTGGTGCTGTTGGTGCTTGCCGTGCTGGCTGCCTACAGCCTTCTGCTCGACGCCCTCGGCTGGCTGACCTTCGGCATTCCCAACATGCTGGCCCATCTGGCCCTCTGCCTCGGACTGACATACGTTTCCAATCGCGCCCTGGCCGCGCTGTTCCATGTTCAACCGCATTCGGAGTCATCGCTGATTACGGGCCTCCTGCTCTATTTCCTGTTCTGGCCCACACAGCTTGGCCCGGCGTTTACCCCGATGGACCTGGCCGGCGTGGCCCTGGCCTGCGTCCTGGCTTCAGCCTCGAAGTACGCCCTGGCCTGGCGCGGACGCCATGTGTTCAACCCCGCGGCCGCCGGGGCCTTCATCACCGGCCTAACAGGGCTCAACATCGCCACGTGGTGGGCCGGCACCCCGGCCATGCTGTGGCTACTGGTCCCGGGCGTCCTCCTGGTGCTCTACCGGACCCGTAAAACGCTCATGGCCGTAGTCTTTGTCCTGGTAGCAACCGCGGTGGTGGCCGCGGTGCAACTGCCCTCCGGCGTCGACCTGGGAAGTGCCGTGTGGCAAACCCTGGCGCAGAGCCCCGTGCTGTTTTTTGCCGGATTCATGCTCACCGAGCCGCTCACCCTGCCGCCCAGGCGCTGGCAGCAGCTGGCGATGGCCGCCGTCGTCGGAATCCTGCTGGCCATGCCCTTCAACCTCGGCTTCCTGGCCAACTCCCCCGAACTGGCACTGATGGCGGGAAACCTGCTGGCGTTCCTGGCAGGCCAGCGCGGAAGCGTCCGGCTGCTGTTCAGCCACTCCCGCAGGCTTACGCCGACGACGACGGAATTCGTCTTCCGCCCCCAGCGCACGCTCCGCCACTCATCCGGCCAGTACCTCGAACTGGATCTTCCGCACCCCAAGCCGGACGGACGGGGCAGGCGCCGCGTCTTCAGCCTGACCAGCCCGCCCGACGCGAAGCATGTGAAGATCGGCGTCGGCACTGCTGAGCCCGTCTCCGCAGCCAAGCGCAAGCTGCTGTCCCTCAAACCCGGCGAGGAGCTCACGGCCACCACCGTGGCGGGTGACTTCGTCCTGCCGAAGGGGTCGGCTCCGGTCCTGCTCATTGCCGCCGGCATTGGCATCACCCCGTATCTGTCACACTTGTCCGGCGGCATGGCCTGCGAGCGCGACACCGTGCTTCTCTACCTCGCCCGGAGCGCATCGGAACTCGCCTACGCGGCCGAACTGGAGGATTCCGGCGCCCGCGTCATTGCCCGGCTCGCCGATGGAGCGGCGCCGCCGGACTTCATCGAGGACGCCGGTGCGCTGCTTGCCCCGGGGGCGCGGCTGGACGGTCACGCGCTGAAACGGCTGGTGCCGGACATCGGCCAGCGAAGGGTTTTCATCTCGGGTTCCCCGGCCAGCGTCGG
- a CDS encoding FMN-binding protein gives MKPSIRKTVFAGVAGLSLAGTVAGCAPSAQRPATQETEPTAAASASAAATGSSAGSAAGYKDGTYSADGNYRSPNGTETVGVQLTLASGAVSAVEITEHPSNPNTRKFQGQFAGGIADQVVGKSLDEINVSKVAGSSLTSGGFNQAVEAIKAQAL, from the coding sequence GTGAAGCCTTCAATCCGCAAGACTGTTTTCGCCGGCGTGGCCGGCCTGTCCCTCGCCGGAACGGTGGCTGGCTGCGCGCCTTCGGCCCAGCGGCCTGCCACGCAGGAGACCGAGCCCACGGCGGCGGCATCCGCTTCGGCGGCGGCAACCGGGTCCTCAGCGGGCTCCGCGGCGGGCTACAAGGACGGGACCTACAGCGCGGACGGCAACTACAGATCCCCCAACGGCACCGAGACAGTGGGCGTGCAGCTGACGCTGGCCAGTGGCGCTGTGTCGGCGGTGGAGATCACCGAGCACCCGTCCAATCCCAACACCCGGAAGTTCCAGGGCCAGTTCGCCGGAGGCATCGCTGACCAGGTGGTGGGCAAGAGCCTGGATGAGATTAACGTCTCCAAGGTGGCCGGTTCCTCCCTGACCAGCGGCGGCTTCAACCAGGCGGTCGAAGCGATCAAGGCACAGGCCCTGTAG
- a CDS encoding FAD:protein FMN transferase, with protein MPHAGWQSFRFDGIGTSWEISTPAPLPPGLRSSVLAEVERYDSTWSRFREDSLVARMSVAPGQYELPPEATVLAALYRQLYTLSGGAMTPLIGESLERLGYDPHYSLQPRGKAAAPPAWDAVLEWHGTSLRTTAPVVLDIGAAGKGQLVDLLAEQLRSHGVPDFFIDASGDLLNGGQEPVQVALEHSYDATKAIGTVPLGSGALCASASNRRAWGDGLHHVLDGTTGAPVRTVVATWARADTAMEADALATALFLVPAEDLERHFRFSWLKVFSNGSAEYSAEFDGRLFT; from the coding sequence ATGCCGCATGCGGGTTGGCAGAGCTTCCGTTTTGACGGCATCGGCACCAGCTGGGAAATCTCCACCCCTGCCCCGTTGCCGCCGGGGTTGCGCAGCTCAGTGCTGGCCGAGGTGGAGCGCTATGACTCCACGTGGTCCAGGTTCCGGGAAGACTCCCTGGTGGCCCGGATGTCCGTGGCGCCGGGGCAATACGAGCTGCCGCCCGAGGCCACGGTCCTGGCCGCGCTCTACCGGCAGCTCTACACGCTCAGCGGTGGCGCCATGACGCCCCTCATCGGTGAAAGCCTTGAGCGGCTGGGCTACGATCCGCACTATTCGCTGCAGCCCCGGGGGAAAGCTGCGGCGCCCCCGGCTTGGGACGCCGTCCTGGAATGGCACGGAACGTCGCTGCGCACCACTGCCCCGGTGGTGCTGGACATCGGCGCGGCTGGCAAGGGCCAGCTTGTGGACCTTCTGGCCGAACAGCTAAGGAGCCACGGTGTTCCAGACTTCTTCATTGACGCCAGCGGGGACCTGCTGAACGGCGGACAGGAGCCGGTGCAGGTGGCGCTGGAGCATTCGTATGACGCCACTAAGGCGATAGGAACTGTGCCGCTGGGATCCGGCGCTCTCTGTGCTTCGGCGTCGAACCGGCGGGCCTGGGGAGACGGACTCCATCATGTCCTGGACGGCACCACCGGGGCGCCGGTCAGGACGGTGGTTGCCACTTGGGCCCGGGCGGACACAGCCATGGAGGCTGACGCCCTCGCCACCGCACTGTTCCTGGTTCCGGCCGAGGACCTGGAACGGCATTTCCGTTTTTCCTGGCTCAAGGTATTTTCCAACGGCAGCGCGGAGTACTCCGCGGAATTCGACGGAAGGCTGTTCACATGA
- a CDS encoding homoserine dehydrogenase — protein sequence MTELRTLKVALLGCGNVGAQVARILIDDAGTLAQRTGARLELAGIAVRNLDAEREVDLPRDLFTTDGETLVKDADLVIELMGGIEPARSLILSAIQNGASVVTGNKALLAADGPALYEEADKAGVELSYEAAVAGAIPILRPIRDSLSGDRITRVLGIVNGTTNFILDQMDSTGAQFADALAEAQRLGYAEADPTADIEGHDAAAKAAILASLSFHTRFDLEHVYCEGITRVSAADIAAAKEAGFVIKLLAIAEKIGNGDGSEGVSVRVHPTLLPREHPLAAVRGAFNAVFVEAENAGELMFYGQGAGGTPTASAVLGDLVSAARRIVLGGPGRIESTTGHVPALPIDAATTSYYIGLDVADQPGVLAKIAQLFAEHGVSIEIMRQTIHRDADSNVESAELRIVTHRASEAALAATVEAVKGLDVINSVTSVLRVEGA from the coding sequence ATGACCGAATTGCGAACCCTGAAAGTGGCCCTGCTGGGCTGTGGCAACGTCGGGGCTCAGGTGGCGCGGATTCTGATTGACGACGCCGGCACCCTGGCGCAGCGCACCGGCGCCCGCCTGGAACTGGCCGGCATCGCGGTGCGGAACCTCGACGCCGAGCGCGAGGTGGACCTCCCGCGCGACCTGTTCACCACCGACGGCGAAACACTGGTCAAGGACGCCGACCTCGTGATCGAGCTGATGGGCGGCATCGAGCCTGCCCGCTCGCTGATCCTCTCCGCCATCCAGAACGGCGCCAGCGTGGTCACGGGCAACAAGGCCCTGCTTGCCGCCGATGGTCCGGCACTCTACGAAGAGGCGGACAAGGCCGGCGTCGAGCTGTCCTACGAAGCCGCCGTTGCAGGTGCCATCCCCATCCTGCGCCCTATCCGCGACAGCCTCTCCGGTGACCGCATCACCCGTGTGCTGGGCATCGTTAACGGGACCACCAACTTCATCCTGGACCAGATGGACTCCACCGGTGCGCAGTTCGCCGACGCACTCGCCGAGGCCCAGCGGCTCGGCTACGCCGAAGCTGACCCGACGGCCGACATCGAGGGCCACGACGCCGCGGCCAAGGCCGCCATCCTGGCGTCCCTGTCCTTCCACACCCGCTTCGACCTGGAGCACGTCTACTGCGAGGGAATTACCCGCGTCAGCGCCGCCGACATCGCCGCCGCCAAGGAAGCCGGCTTTGTCATCAAGCTGCTGGCCATCGCCGAGAAGATCGGTAACGGCGACGGCAGCGAGGGCGTTTCCGTGCGCGTCCACCCGACGCTCCTGCCGCGCGAACACCCGCTGGCAGCCGTCCGCGGTGCCTTCAACGCTGTCTTTGTCGAGGCGGAGAACGCCGGCGAGCTGATGTTCTACGGTCAGGGTGCCGGCGGAACCCCGACGGCGTCTGCCGTGCTGGGCGACCTCGTCTCGGCCGCCCGCCGCATCGTCCTGGGCGGTCCCGGACGCATCGAGTCCACCACCGGCCACGTCCCGGCGTTGCCCATTGACGCCGCGACCACCAGCTACTACATCGGCCTGGACGTTGCGGACCAGCCCGGCGTGCTGGCAAAGATCGCCCAGCTGTTCGCCGAGCACGGCGTCTCCATCGAAATCATGCGCCAGACCATCCACCGCGATGCCGACTCCAACGTGGAATCGGCCGAGCTTCGGATCGTCACCCACCGCGCAAGCGAAGCTGCACTGGCAGCGACCGTCGAAGCCGTGAAGGGCCTTGACGTGATTAATTCCGTTACATCCGTACTGCGGGTAGAAGGAGCTTAA